From the genome of Lotus japonicus ecotype B-129 chromosome 6, LjGifu_v1.2, one region includes:
- the LOC130724077 gene encoding uncharacterized protein LOC130724077 → MWLLMDTDSKDANNYMDNKPVMGSSLGGEKVDDHDHDHVNGEDDSDSNSLLPPRRGGMSRNSDKTRLKVQWNDRNGNKLVEVLEYEPSDVSDSDDDEDSDSCICTIM, encoded by the exons ATGTGGTTGTTGATGGATACGGATTCCAAGGATGCTAACAATTACATGGATAATAAACCTGTGATGGGTTCTTCTTTGGGAGGTGAAAAGGTTGATGATCATGATCATGATCATGTCAATGGAGAAGATGATAGTGACTCTAATTCTTTGTTGCCTCCCCGGAGAGGTGGCATGTCACGGAACTCTGATAAGACACGCCTGAAAGTGCAGTGGAATGATAGGAATGGAAACAAGCTTGTTGAGGTGCTTGAATATGAGCCAAG TGATGTCAGTGACTCAGACGACGATGAAGATTCAGATTCTTGTATCTGTACAATAATGTAG